The Nocardioides humi genome includes a region encoding these proteins:
- a CDS encoding ATP-binding cassette domain-containing protein has product MTAEDVVTVEDLRKVYVLRGGLRRRRELVAVAGSTFSVAAGGSLAVVGESGSGKSTTARMLVGLETPTAGRIVVAGREHGSGRITGGERRRRARDIQMVFQNPYASLDPRQSVSSCIASVLRLHFPERDDHWRRERIQRLLDQVGLDERQGRALPRHLSGGQRQRVAIARALAAEPRVLVLDEAVSALDVSIQAQVLNMLRDIREEVDIAYLFVSHDLAVVRQISDEVIVMREGEIVERGRTEDVLDRPQHPYTRLLIDSVPRPGWRPRRVVGV; this is encoded by the coding sequence CTATGTCCTGCGCGGCGGCCTGCGCCGCCGGCGGGAGCTGGTCGCGGTCGCCGGCTCGACCTTCAGCGTCGCGGCCGGCGGATCGCTCGCCGTCGTCGGGGAGTCGGGCTCGGGGAAGTCCACCACGGCACGGATGCTGGTCGGCCTGGAGACCCCGACGGCCGGACGCATCGTCGTGGCCGGACGCGAGCACGGAAGCGGGCGGATCACCGGCGGCGAGCGCCGGCGCCGGGCGCGCGACATCCAGATGGTCTTCCAGAACCCGTACGCCTCCCTCGACCCCCGGCAGAGCGTGAGCTCGTGCATCGCGAGCGTCCTGAGGCTCCACTTCCCAGAGCGCGACGATCACTGGCGCCGGGAGCGGATCCAGCGCCTGCTCGACCAGGTCGGCCTGGACGAGCGCCAGGGCCGGGCGCTGCCACGCCACCTCTCCGGCGGGCAGCGGCAGCGGGTGGCGATCGCCCGGGCCCTCGCGGCCGAGCCGCGGGTCCTGGTCCTCGACGAGGCGGTCTCGGCGCTCGACGTGTCGATCCAGGCCCAGGTGCTCAACATGCTCCGCGACATCCGCGAGGAGGTCGACATCGCCTATCTGTTCGTGTCCCACGACCTCGCCGTGGTCCGGCAGATCAGCGACGAGGTCATCGTCATGCGCGAGGGCGAGATCGTCGAGCGCGGCCGTACCGAGGACGTGCTCGACCGGCCGCAGCACCCCTACACCCGGCTGCTGATCGACTCCGTGCCCCGCCCGGGCTGGCGTCCTCGCCGGGTGGTCGGCGTCTGA
- a CDS encoding cytochrome P450, which yields MSSARPLVDFDHHSAAFAADPDGILRALRTASPVAYTDHYGGFYVITGYDEVRQVLLDDRSFSVERDPDGRGGLLIPPSTHARETLLPGEIDPPRHTAFRRLLTHRFARNAVQAYRPATQGFVDECLDEIVALGDFDVVHHLGAPVPLALTVHLLGLPGSAEQRARHKLAVEEVFGLGKTRGTQEGLAAVDGLSEQIRRTMDERRRAPRDDVISDLVSADAPRLADVEIRGFIMNLLAGGLPTTASTTAHALLALHHDRSLRQRLIDDPDLVGPAVDEFVRTSSPSVSLARTVREQVEVGGVPFTPGDRVLVLLPSANVDARRYTSPETIDLERGGQHLAFGAGAHYCLGVHLARLELTLMLTAVLTRLPDYSIDEGLVQRLPMRGMLNGYVSMPAHTNLP from the coding sequence GTGTCTTCCGCCCGCCCCCTGGTCGACTTCGACCATCACTCCGCCGCGTTCGCCGCCGACCCGGACGGCATCCTGCGGGCCTTGCGCACCGCCAGCCCCGTCGCCTACACCGACCACTACGGCGGCTTCTACGTGATCACCGGCTACGACGAGGTCCGTCAGGTCCTGCTCGACGACAGGTCCTTCTCCGTGGAGAGGGACCCGGACGGTCGCGGCGGCCTGCTGATCCCGCCCAGCACCCATGCCCGGGAGACCCTCCTCCCGGGCGAGATCGACCCACCCCGCCACACCGCCTTCCGGCGACTGCTCACCCACCGCTTCGCACGCAACGCCGTGCAGGCGTACCGGCCGGCCACCCAGGGCTTCGTCGACGAATGTCTCGACGAGATCGTCGCCCTCGGCGACTTCGACGTCGTCCACCACCTCGGCGCGCCGGTGCCGCTCGCGCTGACCGTGCATCTCCTCGGCCTGCCCGGCTCCGCGGAGCAGCGCGCTCGGCACAAGCTCGCCGTGGAGGAGGTCTTCGGCCTCGGGAAGACCCGGGGGACGCAGGAGGGACTGGCCGCGGTCGACGGGCTGTCGGAGCAGATCCGCCGCACCATGGACGAGCGACGCCGAGCGCCGCGCGACGACGTCATCAGCGATCTCGTGTCCGCCGATGCACCGCGCCTGGCCGACGTGGAGATCCGGGGCTTCATCATGAACCTCCTGGCCGGCGGACTCCCGACGACGGCGTCGACCACCGCGCACGCGCTGCTGGCGCTGCACCACGACCGGTCACTGCGACAGCGCCTGATCGACGACCCCGACCTGGTCGGCCCCGCCGTCGACGAGTTCGTGCGGACGAGCTCTCCCTCAGTCTCCCTGGCGCGAACCGTGCGCGAGCAGGTGGAGGTCGGCGGGGTCCCCTTCACACCCGGCGACCGCGTCCTCGTGCTCCTGCCGTCTGCGAACGTCGATGCGCGCAGATACACCTCACCCGAGACCATCGACCTCGAGCGTGGCGGCCAGCACCTGGCCTTCGGCGCCGGCGCGCACTACTGCCTCGGCGTCCACCTCGCACGGCTCGAGCTCACTCTCATGCTGACCGCGGTCCTCACGCGCCTCCCCGACTACAGCATCGACGAGGGCCTCGTGCAGCGACTCCCCATGCGGGGGATGCTGAACGGCTACGTCTCGATGCCGGCACACACCAACCTCCCGTAG
- a CDS encoding nuclear transport factor 2 family protein, with the protein MDDLERLLAIEEIKKLKARYFRYLDQHRWEEYRALFTEDLVLDIPETPGPRRTRDQFVDGARAHLDAGLSIHHGHTPEIEILDDETAEGIWAMEDLVVPDPATGRAAFTGAGYYLEKYRKVDGSWRICHLSLQRLRKDEITA; encoded by the coding sequence GTGGACGACCTGGAACGGCTCCTGGCCATCGAGGAGATCAAGAAGCTCAAGGCCCGGTACTTCCGCTACCTGGACCAGCACCGGTGGGAGGAGTACCGCGCCCTGTTCACCGAGGACCTGGTGCTGGACATCCCGGAGACGCCGGGGCCGCGCCGCACCCGCGACCAGTTCGTCGACGGCGCACGCGCCCACCTGGACGCCGGGCTCTCCATCCATCACGGGCACACGCCGGAGATCGAGATCCTGGACGACGAGACGGCGGAGGGCATCTGGGCGATGGAGGACCTGGTCGTCCCCGACCCCGCCACCGGGCGCGCGGCCTTCACCGGCGCCGGCTACTACCTCGAGAAGTACCGCAAGGTCGACGGCTCGTGGCGGATCTGCCACCTGAGCCTCCAGCGCCTCAGGAAGGACGAGATCACCGCATGA
- a CDS encoding SDR family NAD(P)-dependent oxidoreductase — protein MTDHPGLVAGQVAVVAGAGSGIGRAVAAAYVREGGRVLVADRSGAEQDVAREIGSAATPLSADMTDPARVESMVREAHARHGRLDAVINTVGVCDVFDPIVDLDPADFDRIVRVNLTSAFLSIKYAVPLMRAAGGGSIVTFSSVGGFAATEGIAAYSAAKAGIVMLTRSAALEYGPDNIRVNAVCPGPIRTPMNEPVFAEPGRYDALRASIAMDRVGEPDEVAEMAVVLASDRASFVTGVALPVDGGRLVSADSRRAATPEH, from the coding sequence ATGACCGATCATCCAGGACTGGTCGCCGGGCAGGTCGCCGTCGTCGCCGGAGCCGGATCCGGCATCGGCCGAGCGGTCGCCGCGGCGTACGTCCGCGAGGGCGGCCGCGTGCTCGTCGCCGACCGCTCCGGCGCCGAGCAGGACGTCGCCCGGGAGATCGGCTCCGCGGCGACCCCGCTGTCGGCCGACATGACCGACCCCGCCCGCGTGGAGAGCATGGTCCGGGAGGCGCACGCCCGGCACGGCCGGCTCGACGCCGTGATCAACACGGTGGGCGTGTGCGACGTCTTCGACCCCATCGTGGACCTCGACCCCGCGGACTTCGACCGGATCGTCCGGGTCAACCTCACCTCGGCGTTCCTCTCCATCAAGTACGCCGTCCCGCTGATGCGCGCCGCGGGTGGCGGGTCGATCGTCACCTTCTCCTCGGTCGGCGGCTTCGCCGCCACCGAGGGGATCGCGGCCTACTCGGCGGCGAAGGCCGGCATCGTGATGCTGACCCGGAGCGCGGCCCTGGAGTACGGGCCGGACAACATCCGGGTCAATGCGGTCTGCCCCGGCCCGATCCGCACGCCGATGAACGAGCCGGTCTTCGCCGAGCCCGGACGCTACGACGCCCTGCGCGCCTCGATCGCGATGGACCGCGTCGGCGAGCCGGACGAGGTGGCCGAGATGGCCGTCGTGCTGGCCAGCGACCGGGCCTCGTTCGTCACGGGGGTCGCCCTGCCGGTCGACGGCGGGCGACTGGTCTCCGCGGACAGCCGCCGCGCCGCCACCCCGGAGCACTGA
- a CDS encoding DUF1059 domain-containing protein produces the protein MSDQNQNPTLRLDCPCGARLQGPSEDELVEAVQAHLAQRHPGREYSREEILFLAF, from the coding sequence ATGAGCGACCAGAACCAGAACCCGACCCTGCGCCTGGACTGCCCGTGCGGCGCACGCCTCCAGGGCCCGAGCGAGGACGAGCTCGTCGAGGCCGTCCAGGCGCACCTGGCCCAGCGCCATCCCGGCAGGGAGTACTCCCGCGAGGAGATCCTGTTCCTGGCCTTCTGA